From the Flavobacterium gyeonganense genome, the window TAAATTTCATGGGAAGTTATTACTACCAAGGGGGACATGATAAAGACGGAAGATCTTTAAATGCTAATTTATTTTCTATTACTTCAACGTATCAGATTGGAAGAAAATTATTTGTAGGTCCCGGAGTTGATTACTTATCCGGTGATGATGGTACTAAAGCCGTTACTGCTGATTCTAAAAATAACCGCTTTGACCCATTGTACGGAACACCGCATAAATTCTGGGGAAGCATGGATTATTTTTATGCTGCTAATGGATTTGGAAAGCAGGGCTTGCTGAATTACTTCTTCAAAATAAAATACAACGCCAAAGACAATCTGACTTTAGCTTTAGATGTACACGGATTTGAATCGGCGAATACATTATCTAATGGCGCAGGAGGAGAATTAAACTCTTATCTGGGAACCGAATTAGATTTAACAGTAAAATATAGTTTAACCAAAATGATCAATATCGAAGGCGGGTATTCTATTATGAAAGCCACTAATTCAATGGCATCTGCAGCAGTAAAAAATGTTGCCAACGCCGATTTAACGCCTCAATTTGCTTATATCATGCTAAATATCAAACCAAATTTCCTTGCGAAAAAATAATTAGAATAACTTTTAAATCTATTCAAAAATGAAAAAAGTAAACACATATACCAAAACGGTACTGACTTTATTAGTGGTATTTATAACTTCCTTTACAACAATAACAGCACAGAACGATCCTGTGAAACTTGGATTTATTCCGCTAACAGACTGCTCGCCAATTGTAATGGCTAAGGAACTGGGATTATTTAAAAAATACGGCGTTGAAGTCGTAGTGACCAAAGAATCTTCATGGGCAAATGTTCGCGATAAAATTTTAACCGGAGAATTAGACGGAGCGCACTGTCTGTATTCAATGCCATTTTCGGTTTACACAGGGGTAGGAGGAAAAGCAGGTTCTGAAATGAAAATCGCCATGATGCTGAATGTAAATGGCCAGGCGATTACCCTTTCAAAAGATTTTTGCGGAAAAGTAGGCTTTAAGCAAATGAACAAAGTGGCACCGGTTGTAGCAGCAAAATTGAAGGCCGAAAAAGAAGTGACTTTTGCCATGACTTTTCCAGGAGGAACACACGATTTGTGGCTGCGTAACTGGATGGCAATTGCAGGTGTGAATCAGAAAACTTCAAAAATTATTACTATTCCGCCTCCGCAAATGGTGGCCAATATGAAAGTAGGCAACATGGATGGTTTTTGTGTTGGAGAGCCTTGGGGCGGAGTTGCGGTAAAACAGGGAATTGGTTTCACGCAGGTGGCCTCTCAGGATATTTGGAAAGACCATCCTGAAAAAGCTTTGGTTGTCAACAAAGAATTCAGCGAAAAACGCAGAACTGATCTTGTAAAAGTGATGAAAGCGGTTTTAGAAGCCTGCATCTGGTTAGATAATCCTGCTAACCGTAAAAAAGCAGCTGGAATGATAGGGAAAGCACCTTATGTAAACGCTCCTGCAGATGTGATCGAAAACCGATTAATGGGTAATTACGATTTAGGATGTAATCAGGGAACGCAGGTGTATGCCAAAGATTATATGTTATTTCACAAAGGAGGAGCTGTAAATTACCCTCGTAAATCACACGCAATCTGGGCAATGGCACAATTTGTAAGATTCGGAATGCTGAAAGAAGCACCTAATTATAAAGCGATTGCAGATAAATTAATATTACAGGATTTATATGAAGAAGTAGCTAAAAGCATGAAAGTAAAAGTGCCAAATGATGATATGAAGCCCTTTTCTTTAACTATGGACAAAACCGTTTTTGACCCTTCAAATCCAGCAGGATATTTAAAAGTAGTAAAAAAATAAAGTGTTTACTAAGCTTATTTGAGCCACAGATTTTATGATTGTAAAGATTATTCTTTAAACCTACTTGAAGCTCTTTAATCCTTGGGGATCATATTAATCTGTGGCAAAAATCAATTTTCAAAATATAATTTCAACTTAAATTATAAAGTCATGTCAGATAAAGATACATTAATACTAAGTGATATTAGCGGTCAGGCTGAGGTTCTGACGTCTGAAAACATCAATGATTCAGTAAAAAACGAGAAGTTTAAATTACTCATCAGCCAATTGGCAGTGAAATTAAAATCGACAGCATTAGCAGGAATTGGAGTCCTGTTTTTTATAGGCTTCTGGACTTTGTTAAGCATTTATACCAAAGATGCTCTTCCGGGACCTTTGGCTACTTTTACCGTTTTGAAAGAAATGTTGAGCGACCCGTTTTATGATTATGGACCGAATGACAAAGGAATCGGATTACAATTATTGAATTCGATAAAAACCGTTTTGTCCGGATTTTTATTAGGCTCTTTAATAGCGATTCCGATTGGGATTTTGATGGGAGCAAGCGCTATCTGCAAACAAATTTTCTATCCGATTGTACAGCTTTTAAAACCGGTTTCGCCTTTAGCCTGGTTTCCAATCGGACTGGTGGTTTTTAAAGATACCGGAATGGCAACCATTTTTATCGTTTTCATCACATCATTGTGGTCGACTTTAATCAATACTTCTTTCGGGATAGCTTCAATTCCACAGGATCACAAAAATGTGGCAAAAGCTTTTGGCTTTTCAAAAATGCGTTATTTGACCAAAATTTTAATTCCGTACAGCCTGCCTCACATCATCACAGGGTTGCGTTTGAGTATCAGTGTTGCCTGGCTTGTAATTGTTGCAGGGGAAATGCTTTCCGGAGGAGCAGGAATCGGATTTTTTGTCTGGGACAGCTGGAATGCCCTAAGTTTGGAAAAAGTAATCTCGGCCATTATTATTATCGGAATTGTGGGACTTCTTTTCGATAAATTATTCACTTTCATTGAAAGTAAAGTGGCTTACAAAGCCTGATGAAGTGACAAAGGTTCAAAGAAACAAAGTTGCAAAGACTCTGGCTTGAAACCTGAGACTTGAAACTTTTTCAAAAATTTAAAACTTAAAATCATGAGCTACTTAGAAATAAAAAATTTAGAAATATCATTCCCAACTCCAAAAGGAAAATATATAGCCGTTCGGGATATTAATTTATCAATTCAAAAAGGAGAAATTATCTCTATCATTGGACATTCAGGCTGTGGGAAATCAACGATTATGAATGCTATTGGCGGAATGCTAACCCCAACCGGAGGTTCTGTTGAATTAGCTAACCAAAAAATAAAAGGCCCTGGTCCGGATCGAGGAATTGTTTTTCAAAACTACTCACTTCTGCCATGGTTAACTGTTGAAGAAAACATTTTTCAGGCTGTCGATTCGGTAATGAGTGTTTCTAAAAAAGAAAAACACGAAATCGTGATTCAGAACTTAAAAATGGTGAATTTATTTGAACACAAGGACAAATTGCCGGGACAGCTTTCGGGTGGAATGAAACAGCGTGTTGCCATTGCAAGGGCATTTGCCATTAATCCGGGTGTATTGCTTCTGGATGAGCCATTTGGTGCCCTGGATGCTTTGACGAAAGGCTCTATGCAACTGGAAGTTTTAAAATTATGGAATCTGAACAACCGTGAAAAAACAATCGTGATGATCACGCATGATATCGAAGAGGCTCTGTTTTTATCCGATAGAATCGTGGTTTTGAATAATGGCCCGGCTTCAACAATCCGCGAAATTGTTGAAGTGAACCTGCCAAGACCAAGAAACAAAATTGAAATTGTAAAAATGCCTGAATACATCGCCTTAAGAGATCGATTATTGCATTTATTAACGGATAAATTCTCTATTGAAGATATGGGAATGAAATATCAGAATTAATTTTTAAGTTTAGTTATTTGTATTGTAGAGACGTACTGCTGTGCGTCTCTATTTTTTTATGTGTTACTCTAAATTAGAGAACCAGTTTAAAATATAATCTGCCACTTCTTCCCAGCCTTTTTCGCCACATATAAAATGGCTTTTTTCATCAAAAATCTTTACATCCACTGTACTGTGAGGATCTTTGTACTTACCAGCAATCTTTTTAGTCAAATCAGGCGGAAATATATTGTCTTTTCCTCCTCCGATAAACAAAATTGGCTGATGAGGTTTTTTAAAATCTACATTTGCAAAAGACTTCAGGAGCGTTTCCCTTCCAATTTTCCTGCTTTCCGGTACAGCTATTAAGTCATAGGCTTTATTTTGTTCTGATTTTTGAAGTGTATTGAAAAATGCCCTATTATACCAATCTCTGTTTCCTAAATAATACTTTCTTCTGGAAAAGAAATTTACTGCAGGCCATACCATTTTTACAGTTGAAAATGGGGGAATAACGTTTTTTGGAGGTGCTCCGTTGATACTTACCGCGGCATCTGCTTTGCCCAGGTCAAGCAGTTTTTGTACTGCCAGACCCGCCATTGAATGTCCGATAACAAGTGGTTTTTCCGGCAATCTGTCAATAAATCTTGCCATTTTATTTACAACATCAACAAAACCTGTTTCAACAAGTTCAGGATGAAGAGTTTTTCTAAGTCTGTAGGGATCTCCCTCATGACCTGAGATGGGAGGTGCATAAACATTGAACCCCTTTTGCTGAAAATAAGTTTCCCATTCAGACCAGCTGTTATTATTCACGAACATACCGTGTATCAATACGATCGTTTTTGATTTTGCCATTATATAATTTGTTTAAGTTTGATACTCTTTAATTCAAATATGGTTAATGCAAAATGAGAAACATCCTCATAATTCTTCGGGGCTGTTGGTGATAGATAGTATTTTTTTTACGAAAGTACAAATTAAAAAATTATGATTTATATTTGAAATCACTGTTTTTTAACCAATTAATATTTTTTATTAACATTTTTGTTGCTGTCACTGATTGAGATATCTGGAAGCGTGTTTCTGGCAAGTTTATTTTGTTTAAGAAATTTAAATATTGTTGTAACGTTGTATGAATATCCGATTTTTATTTCTGTTGGAAAAGTGAATAAATCGGAGCAATTAACTTCGATAAAGTCTATTAATACTAAAAAAAGCTTCTGAAATCAATCAAAAGCTCCTTTGTTTATGTGTTATTTATATTTAGGTAGGTTTTTTAATCTTAACCAATAAATTTTGTTGTACCGTTATGTATGTCAATTTCTGCAAAATTGTGTTTTCCCATAACAATAAGTAATTTATTTGCATTATAGCCAACATATCGAATTTCAGGATTTCCATTTTTTGGTTTTCCGCAAACAGAAATTACATTTGTCTGCCATTTAAGCTTGCTTCTTTTATAAGCAGATATCGTTTGCAGATCATTTTCAACATAATAAACAATGTTGTTTTTTTTAATTCCTCTTTTTTGTGTTCTGGAAAAATTAATTTCTGAATTTTTTGAAATTAAAGCATCATTAAATTTTTCAGCAATACCTGTTTGAGTTACAAAAAAGGTTAACATCGATAATTTTAAAAATGGTATCATTTGGATAGAATTTGGGGTTCATAATCGCTTCAAATATAACTAATTATAGTATATAATTGTGTTTTTGAAAGAAAAAAATACCTGGTTTAGAAATTATCAAGAAGGTAAAAATATGTAAGTTAATTTCGAAGAAATATTTATTTTATTAGGAAAAAATATCATATTCTCTATTTTTTGTTTTTTACAAATAAAGAATAGGAGTCTGTAATATTACTTTGATGGAATATTCCCTGTAAATCAATATCATTCATCAATTGCTAAACCCCCATTTTAACGTCCGGCATGCAAAACATACAGTAAATGTCAATGCATTTAAGAATAAAATATTGTGTGATTGCGATAGTGAATTTATATGTATTTTTTTTGCAAAAACAAGTACTATAACGTAGTTAAAATTACTAAGGTAGTTTTTTTAAAAAATTACGTATTTATACGCATGTAATCTATAGTAAAGAATATTCAGCTGCTTTATTAGATAATTCCATTAAGTTTTTAACCTTTAGTTTTTTCATTAAATTAAAACGATGTACTTCAGCAGTACGTTTACTGATATCTAATGCTTCAGCAATTTCTTTATTTCCTTTTCCTGATAATAAGAGAGTCAAAATTTCTTTTTCTCTTTTGGTAATCATCATTTCTTCACCCAAATTTTGTTTTGGTTCTGCTGAAAGTGAAGAATTGGTTAACTGGCCAATTAAAATAGAAGAGATATCTCCGCTGAAATATTTGCCGCCATTGGCTACTGTATGCAATGCTTTCATGAATTCATCTTTGCTGGAACCTTTCAGTAAATAACCGTCAGCACCAGCTTTTATAGATTTTAATACATATTCCTCCGATTCATGCATTGAAAGCATAATAATTTTTACAGCGTTATTGTCGTTTCTAAGTTTTTCTACTACTTCAATACCGGTTAAGTTGGGCATGCGAATATCTACTATAAGTAAATCGGGTTTATTGGCGGTAACAACTTCAAGCGCATCGGCACCATCAATTGCCTCTCCAACAACTTCTATGTTTGCTTCATTTTCAAGTAAAGATTTGATTCCGTCTCTTACAAAAACATGGTCGTCTGCTAATACAACCCGAATAATATCCCCCATATTCTACTTAATTTTGATTCTAAATTTTTACGTATATTCATCTAAAACGAACTGCTAAGATACGTAATTTTTGAATTAAGAAATTAGTTAATTGAAAAATGATGTGCATAAAAAAACCGATACTTAAAGCATCGGTTTATATTTTAGTGAAAATGATCTTCTTCGATTTCAAATTCAGCATCTTTTTCCCAGATTTCCATTTCGCAGGGTTTACAGTTGAATTTTAATTTGTATTCTAGTTCGCCTTGTTTTAGTACTAATGGTTCTTTAACTTTGACACCTACAATGTCTTTTTGGTGTATCGGACATTTTTTTAATTCGTATTTGATGCAGTATTTAGTAGTCATTACACGAGATTTTCCAGGATCCCATTGTAATTCGAATGCTTTTTCAATTTCGGTAACACCGTGGCGTTCGTAAAACTTACGTGCTGTTTTGTTGGAAACGTTGTACATAAAATCCAGTTTGGTTTCCGGATAAGGATGTGACGTTTTTACCAATTGATGTTCTTCACGGTTGTAATTTGCCAGACGAATTTCTGATAATTGTTCGAAAACATTTCTTCGCATTTCGTTGATTTTTGAAATAGGAAGGAACCAGTTTTGAGAGAACATTATGTTGATTTCATCAGCGCTGTAAGGTGTAAAACCTGTTTTTGCCAATTGCACTTTAATGTTTTCTTCGATAGATTCGCCAGTTTTAGTCTGCTCTTTCGGATGTTCCAATTTTACAGTGCTTACGTTTCCGTCTTCGTCGGTTGCGATTAACTCAAAACCATTTTCGTTTTCGGTAAGCAATAAAGTAGTTCCAATTTTGCGGATTGCGCTGTCTTCTCTTTCAACAATTTTGATGAAAGCAGTATCGTTGTTACGGTAAATAAAAGTTCCGTCTTTGATTTCTTTTAGAACGTTTGGATAAACTTTTCCGTTTTCGGCTTTGTTTACGTAAATTCCGTCGGCTTCATTATCTTCGTTGATGAAGCAAAGGCCGTCACCATTGTTTAACAATTCACCGTTTTCGATTTCGTAAGCGTCTCCAATAGTCCGGATCAATTTACCGATATATTGGCCTTTTGATTTTGGACTTTCCCAGGAACCAATTGAACTGTGTCTTTCGTTTACGAAATAATCGGTGTAACCACGGTTGAACGTTCTGTTTAAAGTAGAATCGAAAGTATACGTGCATTTTCCGGAAGAAGCTTTTGTGTATTTATCGCTTCCTTCTAAATAACTGTCTAGTTTTTGGCGTA encodes:
- a CDS encoding CmpA/NrtA family ABC transporter substrate-binding protein, giving the protein MKKVNTYTKTVLTLLVVFITSFTTITAQNDPVKLGFIPLTDCSPIVMAKELGLFKKYGVEVVVTKESSWANVRDKILTGELDGAHCLYSMPFSVYTGVGGKAGSEMKIAMMLNVNGQAITLSKDFCGKVGFKQMNKVAPVVAAKLKAEKEVTFAMTFPGGTHDLWLRNWMAIAGVNQKTSKIITIPPPQMVANMKVGNMDGFCVGEPWGGVAVKQGIGFTQVASQDIWKDHPEKALVVNKEFSEKRRTDLVKVMKAVLEACIWLDNPANRKKAAGMIGKAPYVNAPADVIENRLMGNYDLGCNQGTQVYAKDYMLFHKGGAVNYPRKSHAIWAMAQFVRFGMLKEAPNYKAIADKLILQDLYEEVAKSMKVKVPNDDMKPFSLTMDKTVFDPSNPAGYLKVVKK
- the ntrB gene encoding nitrate ABC transporter permease produces the protein MSDKDTLILSDISGQAEVLTSENINDSVKNEKFKLLISQLAVKLKSTALAGIGVLFFIGFWTLLSIYTKDALPGPLATFTVLKEMLSDPFYDYGPNDKGIGLQLLNSIKTVLSGFLLGSLIAIPIGILMGASAICKQIFYPIVQLLKPVSPLAWFPIGLVVFKDTGMATIFIVFITSLWSTLINTSFGIASIPQDHKNVAKAFGFSKMRYLTKILIPYSLPHIITGLRLSISVAWLVIVAGEMLSGGAGIGFFVWDSWNALSLEKVISAIIIIGIVGLLFDKLFTFIESKVAYKA
- a CDS encoding ABC transporter ATP-binding protein gives rise to the protein MSYLEIKNLEISFPTPKGKYIAVRDINLSIQKGEIISIIGHSGCGKSTIMNAIGGMLTPTGGSVELANQKIKGPGPDRGIVFQNYSLLPWLTVEENIFQAVDSVMSVSKKEKHEIVIQNLKMVNLFEHKDKLPGQLSGGMKQRVAIARAFAINPGVLLLDEPFGALDALTKGSMQLEVLKLWNLNNREKTIVMITHDIEEALFLSDRIVVLNNGPASTIREIVEVNLPRPRNKIEIVKMPEYIALRDRLLHLLTDKFSIEDMGMKYQN
- a CDS encoding alpha/beta hydrolase; the protein is MAKSKTIVLIHGMFVNNNSWSEWETYFQQKGFNVYAPPISGHEGDPYRLRKTLHPELVETGFVDVVNKMARFIDRLPEKPLVIGHSMAGLAVQKLLDLGKADAAVSINGAPPKNVIPPFSTVKMVWPAVNFFSRRKYYLGNRDWYNRAFFNTLQKSEQNKAYDLIAVPESRKIGRETLLKSFANVDFKKPHQPILFIGGGKDNIFPPDLTKKIAGKYKDPHSTVDVKIFDEKSHFICGEKGWEEVADYILNWFSNLE
- a CDS encoding response regulator transcription factor, producing MGDIIRVVLADDHVFVRDGIKSLLENEANIEVVGEAIDGADALEVVTANKPDLLIVDIRMPNLTGIEVVEKLRNDNNAVKIIMLSMHESEEYVLKSIKAGADGYLLKGSSKDEFMKALHTVANGGKYFSGDISSILIGQLTNSSLSAEPKQNLGEEMMITKREKEILTLLLSGKGNKEIAEALDISKRTAEVHRFNLMKKLKVKNLMELSNKAAEYSLL
- a CDS encoding peptidase U32 family protein, giving the protein MKKKIEILAPARDLIGGMAAINSGADAVYIGAPQFGARSNANNSIEDVAALVKYAHLFNAQVFVVINTILYDNELETCRSMIWELYDIGVDALIIQDMAIMEMDLPPIVLHASTQANNRDKDKIKFLKDAGIKRVVLARELNLHQIKEIYDHADVELEFFVTGALCVSFSGNCYMSVANGERSANRGSCAQNCRLPYNLIDGNGETLIKNSHLLSIKDLDVSDQIPNLIEAGIVSFKIEGRLKDVAYVKNNVSYLRQKLDSYLEGSDKYTKASSGKCTYTFDSTLNRTFNRGYTDYFVNERHSSIGSWESPKSKGQYIGKLIRTIGDAYEIENGELLNNGDGLCFINEDNEADGIYVNKAENGKVYPNVLKEIKDGTFIYRNNDTAFIKIVEREDSAIRKIGTTLLLTENENGFELIATDEDGNVSTVKLEHPKEQTKTGESIEENIKVQLAKTGFTPYSADEINIMFSQNWFLPISKINEMRRNVFEQLSEIRLANYNREEHQLVKTSHPYPETKLDFMYNVSNKTARKFYERHGVTEIEKAFELQWDPGKSRVMTTKYCIKYELKKCPIHQKDIVGVKVKEPLVLKQGELEYKLKFNCKPCEMEIWEKDAEFEIEEDHFH